Proteins encoded in a region of the Triticum dicoccoides isolate Atlit2015 ecotype Zavitan chromosome 3A, WEW_v2.0, whole genome shotgun sequence genome:
- the LOC119270526 gene encoding uncharacterized protein LOC119270526: MADALGSVTKALDIVFKIKEAVDTVKQNEKDCEQIKKRVERVQHTLTLFQQDVELMNSAGSRTALEALREVLTEALELVTGCKEETNLCCLLIKAGEVSKKLNKADQTISNINSEVSLTIMLCIAPHTTKPLKLYQAPDEHGRSLQLVKQTRSVPPTISEIAVEIKVAVDRVQRNKEECIEVDKRVNGVNALLSQFGNTELMKDPSMSASIEKLHTTFCIARTLVMECQKRNIIFIRSGWELSKQLREVLDQIDLALDDMITISANYACTV, encoded by the exons ATGGCTGATGCACTGGGCAGCGTGACAAAGGCTCTCGATATTGTGTTCAAGATCAAAGAGGCTGTGGATACAGTTAAACAAAACGAAAAGGATTGTGAACAGATCAAGAAGCGTGTGGAGAGGGTCCAACACACGCTCACTCTGTTCCAACAGGATGTGGAGCTGATGAACTCCGCGGGGAGCCGCACTGCACTGGAGGCGTTGCGTGAGGTCCTCACCGAGGCCCTCGAGCTCGTCACAGGCTGCAAGGAAGAGACTAATCTGTGTTGTCTCCTCATAAAGGCTGGGGAGGTGTCCAAGAAGCTGAACAAGGCAGACCAGACCATATCTAATATAAACTCTGAGGTGTCGCTTACCATCATGCTCTGCATTGCGCCGCACACCACCAAGCCACTT AAACTCTACCAAGCACCGGATGAACATGGCCGTTCGCTGCAATTG GTCAAACAAACACGAAGCGTGCCACCTACTATTTCTGAAATTGCGGTGGAAATCAAGGTAGCGGTGGACAGAGTCCAGAGGAACAAGGAAGAGTGCATTGAAGTTGATAAGCGTGTGAATGGTGTCAATGCCCTCCTTTCACAGTTCGGGAATACAGAACTAATGAAGGACCCATCCATGAGTGCTTCAATAGAGAAGCTCCATACGACCTTTTGCATTGCTCGCACACTCGTCATGGAGTGTCAGAAAAGAAATATTATTTTCATTCGATCTGGTTGGGAGTTGTCCAAGCAGCTACGTGAGGTACTGGATcaaattgatcttgcccttgatgatATGATCACCATTAGTGCGAACTATGCCTGTACAGTGTGA